The Mangrovimonas cancribranchiae nucleotide sequence ATTATCTTTTTGATAGTAATAACGGATATTTAGATAAATCGGGAGTTAGCATAAATACTATAGAAAATGCACCTTTTAACTTAGGTGATATTGAGGTTATCCCTATTAAAGGATCGCATTATAAAATAGATGTTCTTGGATTTCGATTTAATAAGTTTGCTTATTTAACCGATATGAAGTTTATTGCCAATGAAGAACTAGAAAAGCTTAATGGTGTAGACGTTTTAGTTGTTAATGCCCTAAGATTAACCCCGCATCCTGCACATTTTAATTTAGAAGAAGCCATGGAGCTAATAGAAAAGGTAAATCCTAAAAAAGCCTATTTAACACATATTAGTCATTTGTTAGGTTTTCATGATGACGTAGAGGCAAATTTACCAGACCATATCTCGTTAGCTTATGATAATTTAAAAATCCAGATATAATGAAGCAAAGAATTTTTATGTACTTGTTTATTTTCACACTATTGTTTGTGGTATTTCAATATGTGAATTCTAAAAAAATACTAGAAGAATATGAAAGTAAGATTTCTACCTATGAAGAAAAGGTAAGTACGTTAGAACAAAACTTAGTAGAAAACCAAGAGATGATAGAGCAGTTACAAGAACAAGCTTTTAACATGTCTCAGTTTTCTTTAGAAGATAGCGATGCAGCGATGACGTATTTTGAGGATCAAGGCTATAGAATAAGTGATTTAGCACCGTTTATAAAAGATCAACTTTACGAAACTAATTTTGCAGAAAGAGATAATCATCCAATTGTACCTTACGCGCCTATGACTGATGGCAAAATGATGATTGATGCCATTAGAATATTAAACCATAAATGGATTATAGCCAATTTTTCTGATGGTAAATATTGGGGTGAATTACTTATTTCTTATGAAATTACCGAAGAAAAAGAACTTAAATTTGAATTGATAAAGTCGTTTTTATATCCTATTCAAGTACCATCTTAAAGATGTAATTTATCACTCAACCAATCTTTAAACTCGTAAAAATTAGTTGGGGCAACACCGTGGCCAACAGGAAATTCAGAATATTGGTGTTTAATATGTAAACGGTCTAACATTTTAGGCGATTGTCTTGCCCATTCAACTGGAATAACTTGGTCCACACTACCATGTGAACAATAAAAGTCTAAGTGACTATAGTTTTTATCTGAAGCATTTTCAGGAATAATATTAGCATTTATGTAACCGCTTAAAGCGATAACTTGTTTTATTTTTTCAGGATAAGTTAAAGCAACAGCATAACTTAAAATAGTACCTTGACTAAACCCAAGTAGGGTAACATTATCTTTATTAACAGGATATTTATTACAGGCCTCATCAATAAAACTCGCTATTAAATCTCTCGATTCCTTAGCTTGTTCATCGTCACTCCATTTGCCTTTTTCGGCATCAAAATTTATAGCATACCAAGCGTTACCATAAGGTTGTAACGAATAAGGTGCTCTTACCGAAATAATAAACAATTCGTCTGGTAGTTCTGAA carries:
- a CDS encoding MBL fold metallo-hydrolase: MKVTFLGTGTSQGIPIIGSDHPVCLSENPKDKRLRVSVLIEWDDYTYVIDCGPDFRQQMLRAKCHKIDGILFTHEHADHTSGLDDIRPFYYRQGSIPIYAQEHVISQLSQRFYYLFDSNNGYLDKSGVSINTIENAPFNLGDIEVIPIKGSHYKIDVLGFRFNKFAYLTDMKFIANEELEKLNGVDVLVVNALRLTPHPAHFNLEEAMELIEKVNPKKAYLTHISHLLGFHDDVEANLPDHISLAYDNLKIQI
- a CDS encoding hydrolase, which codes for MKQRIFMYLFIFTLLFVVFQYVNSKKILEEYESKISTYEEKVSTLEQNLVENQEMIEQLQEQAFNMSQFSLEDSDAAMTYFEDQGYRISDLAPFIKDQLYETNFAERDNHPIVPYAPMTDGKMMIDAIRILNHKWIIANFSDGKYWGELLISYEITEEKELKFELIKSFLYPIQVPS
- a CDS encoding alpha/beta fold hydrolase, which encodes MSLFHITRPSTLKEKAPLLIMFHGYGSDENDLFSFASELPDELFIISVRAPYSLQPYGNAWYAINFDAEKGKWSDDEQAKESRDLIASFIDEACNKYPVNKDNVTLLGFSQGTILSYAVALTYPEKIKQVIALSGYINANIIPENASDKNYSHLDFYCSHGSVDQVIPVEWARQSPKMLDRLHIKHQYSEFPVGHGVAPTNFYEFKDWLSDKLHL